A part of Brassica rapa cultivar Chiifu-401-42 chromosome A05, CAAS_Brap_v3.01, whole genome shotgun sequence genomic DNA contains:
- the LOC103866622 gene encoding uncharacterized protein LOC103866622 — translation MQSLTVAAAKTLRNRIFSRSGSTSAGPSRWATPGHEERPKGYFMNRTPPPPGQSRKWEDWELPCYITSFLTIVILGVGLNAKPDLSIETWAHQKALERLEMERLASSAGDSSD, via the coding sequence ATGCAGTCATTGACCGTCGCAGCAGCGAAGACGCTACGAAACCGGATCTTCTCCCGGTCCGGATCCACATCCGCCGGGCCGAGCCGCTGGGCCACGCCGGGCCACGAGGAGCGGCCCAAGGGCTACTTCATGAACCGCACCCCTCCGCCGCCGGGACAGTCGCGCAAATGGGAGGACTGGGAGCTTCCTTGCTACATCACGAGCTTCCTCACGATCGTCATCCTCGGCGTCGGGCTCAACGCTAAACCCGATCTCTCGATCGAGACCTGGGCCCATCAGAAGGCCCTGGAACGCCTCGAGATGGAGAGGCTCGCTTCGTCAGCCGGAGATTCTTCCGATTGA
- the LOC103866623 gene encoding uncharacterized protein LOC103866623, which produces MMKGRTTNNVQSKRSTKNGRKDQKLQKKNSQKRLSEQEKHVDSDPSEAYETVDVAYLDDDVTERKEKEARECINADVWEDASNGALSAGSENESPDVTENSGEHLEEEKIKHLEKRLERLEEELREVAALEISLYSVVPDHSSSSHKLHTPARRLSRIYIHACKHFTRGKRARIATNSVSGLVLVARSCGNDVSRLTFWLSNIISLRDIISQAFGKSHHTSESNGSKKGLQQLLEDWQETETFTTSLETIEQWVFSRIVESVWWQVFTPYMQSTESNSSEKQGSFSTSLWNNAFREALQRLCPVRGAGHECGCLPVLARMVMEKCISRFDVAMFNAILRESEHQIPTDPVSDPILDSKVLPIPAGELSFGSGAQLKNAIGNWSRCLTEMFGMNSEDDDDDDHVESDGKAFVLLNELSDLLMLPKDMLTESSIREEICPSITLPLIKRILCNFTPDEFCPDHVPGAVLEELNSAESNGDETLPEESFPYAASSVSYTPPSTMNVGEKVAELAGKMSRNVSMIQSRGYTSDEELEELDSPLTSIVDKSSDVTDSFTSNERYKLLRQVWV; this is translated from the exons ATGATGAAGGGGAGAACAACCAACAATGTCCAGTCAAAGCGATCTACCAAGAACGGAAGAAAAGATCAGAAGCTGCAGAAGAAGAATAGCCAGAAAAGATTGTCAGAACAAGAGAAACACGTTGACTCAGATCCATCTGAGGCTTACGAGACGGTAGATGTCGCTTACTTGGATGATGACGTAACTGAAAGAAAGGAGAAAGAAGCTCGTGAATGTATCAATGCTGACGTGTGGGAAGATGCTTCTAATGGTGCTCTTAGTGCTGGAAGCGAGAACGAGTCCCCTGATGTAACAGAGAATAGTGGTGAACACTTGGAGGAAGAGAAGATTAAGCATCTGGAGAAGAGACTCGAGAGACTTGAGGAAGAGCTTAGAGAAGTTGCAGCACTCGAGATCTCTCTTTACTCTGTTGTCCCAGATCATTCCAGCTCTTCACACAAGCTCCACACGCCCGCAAGGCGTCTTTCCAGAATCTACATCCACGCATGTAAGCATTTCACTCGAGGAAAGCGTGCTAGGATCGCTACAAACTCTGTTTCTGGTCTTGTTTTGGTTGCAAGATCTTGTGGGAATGATGTCTCAAG GTTGACCTTCTGGTTATCAAACATCATATCTCTAAGGGACATCATTTCACAGGCCTTTGGTAAGTCTCATCACACCTCTGAATCAAATGGGAGTAAGAAAGGTCTCCAACAGCTTCTGGAGGATTGGCAAGAAACTGAAACGTTTACTACTTCACTTGAAACAATTGAACAGTGGGTCTTCTCTAGAATCGTTGAGTCTGTTTGGTGGCAG GTCTTTACTCCTTATATGCAATCCACTGAAAGCAACTCATCTGAGAAGCAAGGAAGCTTTTCTACTAGTCTATGGAACAATGCTTTCCGAGAAGCTCTGCAAAGGCTTTGTCCTGTGAGAGGTGCTGGACATGAATGTGGTTGCTTACCTGTTTTGGCTAGAATG GTGATGGAGAAGTGTATCAGTAGATTTGATGTAGCCATGTTCAACGCTATTCTGCGAGAGTCAGAACATCAGATTCCAACTGATCCAGTCTCAGATCCTATTCTTGATTCCAAGGTTCTGCCTATTCCTGCTGGAGAGTTAAGCTTTGGATCAGGAGCACAACTCAAAAACGCG ATTGGCAACTGGTCTAGATGCCTTACTGAAATGTTCGGCATGAACagcgaagatgatgatgatgatgatcatgtAGAAAGTGATGGTAAAGCCTTTGTATTGTTAAATGAACTTAGTGATCTTCTTATGCTCCCAAAAGACATGCTTACTGAAAGTTCCATTAGAGAAGAGATATGTCCATCAATTACACTTCCACTAATCAAAAGAATACTATGCAACTTCACTCCTGATGAGTTCTGTCCAGATCATGTACCCGGAGCTGTCCTAGAAGAGCTTAACTCTGCTGAG agcaaTGGTGATGAGACGCTACCAGAAGAAAGCTTCCCTTATGCAGCTTCCTCAGTTTCTTACACACCTCCATCGACCATGAATGTAGGAGAGAAAGTTGCAGAGCTTGCAGGGAAAATGTCAAGGAATGTGTCTATGATACAGAGCAGAGGGTACACTAGTGACGAGGAGCTTGAGGAACTGGACTCTCCTCTTACATCCATAGTAGACAAATCCAGTGACGTTACTGATTCATTCACCTCAAATGAAAGATACAAGCTTCTTCGACAAGTGTGGGTTTAG
- the LOC103866624 gene encoding probable inactive receptor-like protein kinase At1g65250, translating to MNWRRKKIKEATEPQRLFMENGSILLQELVKCCNGKTNPITTYSPDQILKTTNNFNKSNLVGKDDCDYHYYRGTLDNDDNRLVMIKKKAYGGRHVRKICRDISVSSMVSGHKNFLKLLGCCLELTCPALVCEYAESITVNAHHQIDPTLTWNKRIQIARDISNSLAYLHTAFSTTFIHRNVHPRNVFLDVKGVAKLGDFRNCVTIPQGESFVREYKLEGTYGYLDPNYMSKGMITENVDVYGFGVFMLVLLSRRTPGLDDELHPDFLTRLVEDGRFVEILDPVMLEGDFGEGELCRMEAFFLLSLKCIGLRGEIPEMMEVSKELKRIERS from the coding sequence ATGAATTGGAGGAGAAAGAAGATCAAAGAAGCCACTGAACCACAAAGATTGTTCATGGAGAACGGAAGCATCCTACTACAAGAGCTCGTCAAATGTTGCAACGGTAAAACAAATCCCATCACAACTTATTCTCCCGACCAGATCCTTAAAACCACCAACAACTTCAACAAGAGCAATCTTGTCGGAAAAGATGATTGTGATTACCATTACTACAGAGGAACACTCGATAATGATGACAACAGACTAGTTATGATCAAGAAAAAAGCATACGGAGGGCGTCATGTAAGGAAGATTTGCCGAGACATATCAGTTTCATCAATGGTGAGTGGTCACAAGAACTTCCTCAAGTTGTTGGGATGCTGTCTCGAACTCACTTGTCCTGCCCTAGTGTGCGAATATGCAGAGAGCATAACGGTGAACGCTCATCACCAAATCGATCCAACACTGACGTGGAATAAAAGGATACAAATAGCAAGAGACATCTCAAACTCATTAGCCTACCTCCACACCGCCTTTTCGACTACATTCATCCATAGGAATGTACATCCTCGTAACGTATTCTTGGATGTCAAAGGGGTTGCAAAGCTAGGAGATTTCCGCAACTGCGTTACCATTCCACAAGGGGAGTCGTTTGTACGAGAGTATAAGCTAGAGGGAACGTACGGGTACCTAGATCCTAACTATATGTCAAAGGGAATGATCACAGAGAATGTTGACGTCTACGGCTTTGGAGTGTTCATGTTAGTTCTCTTGAGCAGAAGAACTCCAGGTTTGGACGATGAGCTGCATCCAGATTTTCTGACTAGGTTGGTGGAAGATGGTAGGTTCGTTGAGATTTTAGATCCAGTTATGTTGGAAGGTGACTTTGGAGAAGGAGAGCTATGTCGGATGGAAGCTTTTTTCCTACTTTCACTCAAATGTATCGGTCTTAGAGGGGAAATTCCGGAGATGATGGAAGTATCCAAGGAACTAAAGAGGATTGAGAGATCCTAG
- the LOC103866625 gene encoding 50S ribosomal protein L31, chloroplastic, translated as MVVSLPNSFLLINPCAHSLVIKKPVKAASISANRGSKPAVVQVTCRKKDMHPEFHEDAKVYCNGELVMTTGGTKKEYVVDVWSGNHPFYLGNRSALMVDADQVEKFRKRFAGLSEIMEIPVLKGEIVLPTKKSKGAGKGKKK; from the exons atggtGGTTTCTCTCCCTAACTCGTTTCTCCTGATCAATCCATGTGCTCATTCTCTTGTAATCAAAAAG CCGGTTAAGGCGGCATCGATTAGCGCGAACCGAGGAAGTAAACCGGCGGTGGTTCAAGTGACGTGCAGGAAGAAGGATATGCACCCAGAGTTTCACGAGGACGCTAAGGTTTACTGCAACGGAGAGCTCGTGATGACCACCGGAGGGACTAAGAAAGAGTATGTCGTTGATGTTTGGTCCGGTAACCATCCGTTTTACCTCGGGAACCGCTCGGCTTTGATGGTTGATGCTGATCAAGTGGAGAAGTTCCGGAAGAGGTTCGCGGGGTTGTCGGAGATTATGGAGATTCCGGTTTTGAAAGGAGAGATTGTGTTGCCTACAAAGAAAAGCAAAGGTGCTGGCAAAGGAAAGAAGAAATGA
- the LOC103866626 gene encoding mitogen-activated protein kinase kinase kinase 17 codes for SKSILPSMEFMKSLGKGSYGSVDLMRLTKPDGTEPCYHAVKSSYAHDYESLRREFRILSKLRNCPRIVQTLGPMSSGVNDYGVRVFKMSMEYAAGGSLASFMETRTLSDSMIRDFTLMILQGLVSVHSHGYVHCDLKPENLLVFPRHVGGLQSTYELKLSDFGMSTKAGEESEFWEFDSPFLGTPLYMSPESVQEGVAEKALDLWSLGCVVLEMYTGEPTWPFADSEDLMPELLNGNAPEIPQSLPWDARQFLKTCFARNPDERGSAEELLKHPLLRNVSDQKKVMVTGAGGKRESVGVLKPGDTTKKHLRVKIIPPKPLQFKKVSHRPLRLKIIPPKPPGCKLVPV; via the coding sequence AGTAAAAGTATATTGCCGTCGATGGAGTTTATGAAGTCCTTAGGAAAAGGCTCGTATGGTTCCGTCGATCTCATGAGATTAACAAAGCCAGACGGCACGGAGCCATGCTACCATGCAGTGAAAAGCTCCTACGCTCACGACTACGAGTCTCTCCGCAGAGAGTTTCGGATACTTTCCAAACTTAGAAACTGCCCTAGAATCGTGCAAACCCTAGGGCCGATGTCGAGCGGTGTTAATGATTATGGAGTCAGAGTTTTTAAGATGTCGATGGAGTACGCAGCTGGTGGAAGTTTAGCTTCTTTCATGGAAACAAGAACGTTGTCTGACTCGATGATCAGAGACTTTACGCTCATGATTCTTCAAGGACTTGTCTCTGTTCATAGTCACGGTTATGTTCATTGCGATCTCAAACCGGAGAATCTCCTTGTGTTCCCGCGTCATGTTGGTGGCTTGCAATCCACGTATGAGTTGAAGTTATCTGATTTTGGAATGTCTACAAAAGCTGGAGAGGAGTCAGAGTTTTGGGAGTTTGATTCTCCGTTCTTGGGAACGCCTCTTTACATGTCTCCGGAGTCTGTTCAGGAGGGTGTTGCGGAGAAGGCGTTGGATCTGTGGTCGTTGGGTTGCGTTGTTTTGGAGATGTACACCGGAGAGCCGACATGGCCTTTTGCGGATTCGGAGGATCTTATGCCTGAACTGTTGAATGGGAACGCACCAGAGATTCCTCAGTCTCTTCCTTGGGACGCAAGGCAGTTTCTGAAGACGTGTTTCGCAAGGAATCCGGATGAGAGAGGAAGCGCTGAGGAGTTGTTGAAGCATCCGCTTCTTAGGAATGTTTCTGATCAGAAGAAAGTGATGGTTACCGGCGCCGGAGGTAAGAGAGAATCGGTGGGTGTGCTGAAACCTGGAGATACTACAAAGAAGCACTTAAGAGTGAAGATTATTCCACCAAAGCCATTACAGTTTAAGAAAGTTTCTCATAGACCCTTGAGGTTGAAGATTATACCTCCAAAACCACCAGGATGCAAGCTCGTTCCTGTTTAG
- the LOC103866627 gene encoding RING-H2 finger protein ATL40, translating to MSSDNRNNDHVIDPDRLFWQNTASYNGSSKILLVTIVAFSIIIIIVFTYHLYERFIVRRRRSTFQGHSFTVVTQPPKRGLDKVAIAYLPTFVVGVNGDNVPATECAVCLTLLEEKDTARMLPNCKHVFHMTCVDTWLTTHSTCPICRTEVQPNQRLEPEPREGPVGDGASSSEYKSSGSTVVRLDSFRRILTRERSLDRNDHSGVDQDRVVDLERQ from the coding sequence ATGAGCTCTGACAACAGAAACAATGATCACGTAATCGATCCCGACCGTTTGTTCTGGCAAAACACGGCTTCTTACAATGGCAGCAGCAAGATTTTACTCGTAACCATCGTAGCTTTCTCTATTATTATCATCATCGTCTTTACTTATCATCTATACGAAAGATTCATCGTCCGCCGCCGTAGATCCACCTTCCAAGGCCACTCTTTCACAGTTGTTACTCAGCCGCCCAAACGTGGCCTCGACAAAGTTGCCATTGCTTATCTCCCTACATTCGTGGTTGGAGTCAACGGTGATAACGTACCAGCTACGGAATGTGCGGTGTGCCTAACCTTGTTGGAGGAGAAAGATACGGCGAGGATGTTACCGAACTGCAAGCATGTTTTCCATATGACATGCGTTGACACATGGCTCACCACACACTCTACTTGCCCCATTTGTAGAACTGAAGTCCAGCCGAATCAAAGGCTTGAGCCTGAGCCAAGAGAAGGGCCAGTTGGTGACGGTGCATCTTCGTCGGAGTACAAGAGTAGCGGGTCAACGGTTGTGCGGTTAGATTCGTTTAGGAGGATTTTGACAAGGGAAAGATCTTTGGACAGGAACGATCATTCTGGCGTTGACCAAGATCGTGTAGTAGATCTTGAAAGACAATGA
- the LOC103866629 gene encoding E3 ubiquitin-protein ligase ATL41 → MSSDNRDHYWFNGHGHHSFWPNPSTYDRNSKIMLAAVVSLSAVILFVFILHLYARFVLRRRRETFRGLPVVVRHPFQTPKRGLDPTLIASLPSFTVRDVASATECAVCLSLLEEQDTARELPSCKHVFHVDCVDKWLTACSTCPVCRTEVQPRPRLEPEPREGPVGGDGVSSPPTAPLFLDDVLSVEAAASSSSGDKTAVPPVSRLDSFRKILTRERSSNRINHSCVDQERVPDHV, encoded by the coding sequence ATGAGCTCCGACAATAGAGATCATTACTGGTTCAACGGTCATGGACACCACTCCTTCTGGCCTAACCCTTCTACTTATGACCGCAACAGCAAGATCATGCTCGCAGCAGTCGTCTCTTTATCAGCAGTGATCCTCTTCGTCTTCATTCTCCATCTCTACGCAAGATTCGTTCTCCGCCGCCGCAGAGAGACTTTCCGCGGCCTCCCCGTCGTCGTCCGCCACCCTTTCCAGACGCCCAAACGTGGTCTCGACCCAACGCTCATCGCTTCTCTCCCTAGTTTCACCGTCCGTGACGTGGCGTCAGCTACTGAATGCGCCGTGTGTCTGAGCCTGTTGGAGGAGCAAGACACGGCTAGAGAGCTGCCGAGCTGCAAACACGTCTTCCATGTTGATTGTGTTGACAAGTGGCTCACCGCTTGCTCCACATGTCCTGTTTGTCGGACTGAAGTTCAGCCAAGGCCGAGACTTGAGCCTGAGCCGAGAGAAGGACCGGTCGGTGGTGACGGTGTCTCCTCACCACCGACTGCACCGCTGTTTTTGGACGACGTCTTGTCGGTGGAAGCTGCGGCATCTTCTTCTTCGGGTGACAAAACAGCTGTGCCGCCAGTTTCACGATTAGATTCGTTTAGAAAAATCTTGACAAGGGAGAGATCATCGAACAGGATCAACCATTCTTGTGTTGACCAAGAACGTGTACCGGATCATGTATAA
- the LOC103866630 gene encoding PLASMODESMATA CALLOSE-BINDING PROTEIN 5, with the protein MIGYTPSQFHFHYLLMHLSLVITLTSAQFGGQASETDLWCVAKNNAEDSSLQAAIDWACGPGGTDCAGIQQGGPCYDPSDIVKTASYVFNSYYLKNGPEDEACNFSNSAAVTSLNPSQGTCKLPSSKRVSNGNIVDAATTSTQGTSTQESSDFNRAGRIFSSIWSLPFIILGLVMINHHF; encoded by the exons ATGATTGGTTATACTCCTTCTCAGTTTCACTTCCACTACCTCCTAATGCATCTCTCCCTCGTCATCACCTTGACATCTGCGCAGTTCGGTGGACAGGCGTCAGAGACGGATCTCTGGTGCGTGGCGAAGAACAACGCAGAAGATTCGTCTCTTCAAGCAGCCATTGACTGGGCTTGTGGTCCCGGTGGCACCGACTGCGCCGGGATCCAGCAAGGTGGGCCTTGCTACGATCCGTCAGATATAGTGAAAACGGCGTCGTATGTTTTTAATAGCTATTACCTGAAGAATGGTCCCGAAGATGAAGCTTGCAACTTTAGTAACAGTGCAGCTGTTACTTCCCTTAATCCTA GTCAAGGAACATGCAAACTCCCTTCaag TAAGAGAGTTAGCAATGGCAATATCGTGGATGCTGCTACCACTTCAACGCAGGGAACAAGTACACAAGAATCCTCAGATTttaaccgagcgggacggatctTCAGCAGCATCTGGTCGTTGCCTTTCATCATTCTAGGCCTTGTTATGATCAATCATCATTTTTAA